A segment of the Bacteroidota bacterium genome:
ATAGGAACCTTATCGGCAGGTATAAAATTGCAGTTCCAGATGGAAAACGGTGCGACAGAAGAACAGGCAATGTCCCGCATTATGCCGGTGCAACTACGGGCTGTGGTACTTTTCAATCCTTTTATCTCCTATTCTTATTTCCTAACTTTCTGCCTGTTACCGGTTATGTTTCTGGTTTTTGTCCTGCTTGGATCGGTTTATACCCTAGGGAATGAATTGCAATACGGACTTGGACCGGAATGGCTGGAAGCTGCAGATAATAACATTTGTGTTGCCCTGGCCGGGAAATTGTTGCCCTACACATTTTTGTTCTATTGCCTGGCTATGGTCATCAACCTTATCCTGTTCAGGTACCTGGGACTCCCCTTGCGCGGGAATCTTCATGTTATTCTGGTAAGTGAATTCCTGTTGATTATCAGCTATCAGTTTATTGCGATATTCTTAGTTGGAATCACCGCCAACCTCAGGTTGGGTATATCACTGGGTAGTGCATATTCCATGCTGGCTATTACCTATTCGGGA
Coding sequences within it:
- a CDS encoding ABC transporter permease — translated: IGTLSAGIKLQFQMENGATEEQAMSRIMPVQLRAVVLFNPFISYSYFLTFCLLPVMFLVFVLLGSVYTLGNELQYGLGPEWLEAADNNICVALAGKLLPYTFLFYCLAMVINLILFRYLGLPLRGNLHVILVSEFLLIISYQFIAIFLVGITANLRLGISLGSAYSMLAITYSGLTFPIFGMPAFPQAFAHIFPFTYWLKIFISQTLRGEPVSNGIIPMYAFFAFMLLGITCIPRLKTLLKTEKYWGKL